A single genomic interval of Halorubrum aethiopicum harbors:
- a CDS encoding GMC family oxidoreductase produces MSGAESVGDGRSGAGDGARDDGVDRTPVPNADVCIVGAGPAGALVADRLAADHEVVVLDAGPRFDPADRLARQERAIRPFYGRPDVWGVGGERDAYENAGEWGYPLNHARVKGVGGSTLHWQGMVMRLHEDDFNSGSERGVGPDWPIEYADLRPYYADAERELGVAGASDNPYAPPREEPHPMRAFEPSYSDSLFAEACESLGIDMHSVPNARNSEPYDDRSPCVGYGTCQPVCPSGAKYDATVHVERAEEKGATVIDRASVGSLAHDDDDSVTAAVYTTPDGEEHRQEADAFVVAAGGVETPRLLLLSASDRYPGGLANSSGHVGEFFMDHLFAGAGGTLDEPTRQNHVGFYTSACDQFYDEADETQAPFKLEFFNYAGPSPVEMALSGEDWGDSLLERLRDGYGNHVAMGGLVEQAPQADSRVTLADDRTDDHGNPVPRIEWTVGDRALDTIERANEIQVAILEELGADVEWVAGPDATGPAYHHMGTTRMSDDPAAGVVDADCRTHDLGNCWIASSSVFPTSGAMNPTLTIAALALRVADDVDARLSGA; encoded by the coding sequence GTGAGCGGTGCCGAGAGCGTCGGGGACGGTCGATCGGGCGCCGGGGACGGGGCGCGAGACGACGGCGTCGACCGCACGCCGGTCCCGAACGCGGACGTCTGTATCGTGGGGGCCGGACCGGCGGGCGCGCTCGTTGCGGACCGGCTGGCGGCCGACCACGAGGTCGTGGTGCTCGACGCGGGACCGCGGTTCGACCCCGCGGACCGGCTCGCCAGACAGGAGCGGGCGATCCGCCCCTTCTACGGCCGCCCGGACGTGTGGGGCGTCGGCGGCGAGCGGGACGCCTACGAGAACGCGGGCGAGTGGGGCTATCCTCTCAACCACGCCCGGGTGAAGGGGGTCGGCGGGTCGACGCTCCACTGGCAGGGGATGGTGATGCGGCTCCACGAGGACGATTTCAACTCCGGGAGCGAGCGGGGCGTGGGGCCGGACTGGCCGATAGAGTACGCCGACCTGCGGCCCTACTACGCCGACGCCGAGCGCGAACTCGGCGTCGCGGGCGCGTCGGACAACCCCTACGCGCCGCCCCGGGAGGAGCCGCACCCGATGCGCGCGTTCGAGCCCTCCTACAGCGACTCGCTTTTCGCCGAGGCCTGCGAGTCGCTCGGGATCGACATGCACTCCGTGCCGAACGCGCGCAACTCCGAGCCGTACGACGACCGGTCGCCCTGCGTCGGCTACGGCACCTGCCAGCCCGTCTGTCCCTCGGGGGCCAAATACGACGCGACCGTCCACGTGGAGCGCGCCGAGGAGAAGGGCGCGACCGTGATCGACCGCGCGAGCGTCGGGTCGCTGGCGCACGACGACGACGATTCGGTCACGGCCGCGGTCTACACGACGCCGGACGGCGAGGAGCACAGACAGGAGGCCGACGCCTTCGTCGTCGCCGCGGGGGGCGTGGAGACGCCGCGGCTCCTCCTGCTCTCCGCCTCCGATCGGTATCCGGGCGGGCTCGCGAACTCCAGCGGCCACGTCGGCGAGTTCTTCATGGACCACCTGTTCGCGGGCGCGGGCGGCACGCTCGACGAGCCGACCCGGCAGAACCACGTCGGCTTCTACACGAGCGCCTGCGACCAGTTCTACGACGAGGCCGACGAGACGCAGGCCCCGTTCAAACTGGAGTTCTTCAACTACGCCGGCCCCTCGCCGGTGGAGATGGCGCTGTCGGGCGAGGACTGGGGCGACTCGCTCCTGGAGCGGCTGCGCGACGGGTACGGGAACCACGTCGCGATGGGCGGGCTCGTCGAACAGGCCCCGCAGGCCGACAGCCGGGTGACGCTCGCCGACGACCGCACCGACGACCACGGCAACCCGGTCCCGCGGATCGAGTGGACCGTGGGCGACCGCGCGCTCGACACGATCGAGCGAGCGAACGAGATCCAGGTGGCGATCTTGGAGGAGCTCGGCGCGGACGTGGAGTGGGTCGCCGGCCCGGACGCGACCGGCCCCGCCTACCACCACATGGGCACGACGCGGATGAGCGACGACCCCGCGGCCGGCGTCGTCGACGCCGACTGCCGCACCCACGACCTGGGGAACTGCTGGATCGCCTCCAGCTCCGTCTTCCCGACGAGCGGCGCGATGAACCCCACGCTCACCATCGCCGCGCTCGCGCTCCGGGTCGCGGACGACGTGGACGCCCGGCTCTCCGGGGCGTGA
- a CDS encoding DUF7346 family protein gives MRTVRDADGETYLLVKRSGESSRVRDPETGEERYVENATLEAVEGESPLETAATGVPEPVRRTVRAVNDDRTLGLLVELVDRGPLSVRELMDAYDMCESDLHGRLAEFRVAELIEEVDAGGRRGYAATPVAEAAVRLLRGDPETATDES, from the coding sequence ATGCGAACGGTTCGAGACGCCGACGGCGAGACGTACCTCCTCGTGAAACGGTCCGGGGAGTCGAGCCGGGTCCGCGACCCGGAGACCGGCGAGGAGCGGTACGTCGAGAACGCGACCCTCGAGGCGGTCGAGGGGGAGTCGCCGCTCGAGACCGCCGCGACGGGCGTCCCCGAGCCCGTCCGTCGGACGGTCCGGGCGGTCAACGACGACCGGACGCTCGGGCTGCTCGTCGAACTCGTCGACCGCGGACCGCTGTCGGTCCGCGAGCTCATGGACGCCTACGACATGTGCGAGTCCGATCTCCACGGCCGGCTCGCGGAGTTCCGCGTCGCCGAACTGATCGAGGAGGTCGACGCCGGCGGTCGCCGAGGATACGCGGCGACGCCGGTCGCCGAGGCGGCGGTTCGGCTGTTGCGCGGGGATCCGGAGACCGCCACCGACGAGTCGTAG
- a CDS encoding gluconate 2-dehydrogenase subunit 3 family protein: MELTRRDAAAALAAIGATGGVALGVRRATDESAAGDTPADGERRPDDEDVRKAMAATATAVYPETVSGIDAFVDGFLDGRLDGSAHDDGIRAAVADLESAARAWFGAPVTDLSVRDRDELLRDLGVDTAEEHPHGTTAERVRYYVVNELLLALYASPTGGELVGIENPQGYAGGAESYTRGPP; encoded by the coding sequence ATGGAACTGACGCGACGCGACGCGGCGGCCGCGCTGGCCGCGATCGGCGCGACGGGCGGCGTCGCGCTCGGCGTCCGTCGAGCGACCGACGAGAGTGCGGCCGGAGACACCCCCGCCGACGGCGAGCGTCGCCCCGACGACGAGGACGTCCGCAAGGCGATGGCCGCGACCGCGACGGCGGTCTACCCGGAGACCGTTTCGGGGATCGACGCGTTCGTCGACGGCTTCCTCGACGGCCGCCTCGACGGCTCCGCGCACGACGACGGGATCCGGGCGGCGGTCGCCGACCTGGAGTCGGCGGCGCGAGCCTGGTTCGGGGCTCCCGTCACCGACCTGTCCGTCCGGGATCGCGACGAGCTCCTGCGCGATCTGGGCGTGGACACCGCCGAGGAGCACCCGCACGGCACGACCGCGGAGCGGGTGCGGTACTACGTCGTCAACGAGCTCCTGCTCGCGCTGTACGCCTCGCCGACCGGGGGCGAACTCGTCGGCATCGAGAACCCGCAGGGGTACGCCGGCGGGGCCGAGAGCTACACGCGGGGGCCGCCGTGA
- a CDS encoding DUF7331 family protein — protein sequence MPSNPLRDDGTHRSGDHDAADAEVEVYEDDGNVVLFEAENPLAWVEASRTVRLADAA from the coding sequence ATGCCCTCGAACCCGCTTCGGGACGACGGGACGCACCGCTCGGGCGACCACGACGCGGCCGACGCCGAGGTGGAGGTGTACGAGGACGACGGAAACGTGGTGCTCTTCGAGGCGGAGAACCCGCTCGCGTGGGTCGAGGCCAGCCGAACGGTGCGACTCGCCGACGCGGCCTGA
- a CDS encoding DNA-directed DNA polymerase: MTQSGLSDFSSPAGSEAGDDGSTRDDLAAEEAKVVAGGGHGRVSDVVDVDEAKFPDSTGTVELMITQIDYAVEGYGTDEYPVVHVFGRRPAEHVDEDTDHDVVEHLRVLGVEPYFYVPTAELDSDPVEAYDVVIGTREENAEGEPYESIRGEPLTRIVTRTPRDVGNIRDDFETTFEADILFPNRFLIDNGLNGGLRVEERRLDDGEGTIQVHEGMLEPADVDAEMRVNTFDIEVDDRRGFPEDGEEPIVCLTSHDSYDDEYVVWLYDAPEADIPPPEDLPDYEGIAASGDATDGNDAELDFRVEVFEEEAAMLDAFVEYLDDTDPDVLTGWNFEDFDAPYVLDRLEVLDDGSEYDLSIERLSRIGEVWRSSWGGPDIKGRVVFDLLYAYKRTMFTELESYRLDAVGERELGVGKERYAGDIGDLWERDPERLLEYSIRDVELCVEIDRAQDVIAFWDDARKIVGCKLEDATTPGDAVDMYVLHMAFGNFALPSKGQQEAEEFEGGAVFDPISGVREMVSVLDLKSLYPMSMVTINASPETKVDPDEYDGETYRTPTGVHFRKEPDGIIREMVNELLDEREEKKALRNEHDPGTEAYEQYDRQQGAVKVLMNSLYGVFGWDRFRLYDREMSAGVTSTNREVIDFTAGVTEEIGRKVTYGDTDSVMLSLGDLSKESAIETSFDIQEHINDRYDDFAREELNADAHRFEIEFEKLYRRFFQAGKKKRYAGHIVWKEGKDVDDIDITGFEYKRSDIAGITKEVQQHVIETIVTGDDIDEDLEAITTYLSGVIDDFLAGNVDVEEVGIPGGIGKRLDAYETPTAQVRGAQYANELLGTNFGRGSKPKRLYLEKVHPDFWERMEREEGFDPQRDGLYGEFKRDPDVICFEYADQIPEEFEVDWEKMLEKTLKGPIERIIESLGTSWEEVKTGQEQTGLGSFM; encoded by the coding sequence ATGACTCAGTCGGGGCTCTCGGACTTCTCGTCGCCCGCAGGATCGGAGGCGGGCGACGACGGCAGCACCCGCGACGACCTCGCCGCCGAGGAGGCGAAAGTCGTCGCCGGCGGCGGACACGGACGCGTCAGCGACGTCGTCGACGTCGACGAGGCGAAGTTCCCGGACTCGACGGGGACCGTCGAGCTGATGATCACCCAGATCGACTACGCGGTCGAGGGGTACGGCACCGACGAGTACCCCGTCGTCCACGTGTTCGGCCGCCGGCCGGCGGAACACGTCGACGAGGACACGGACCACGACGTCGTCGAACACCTCCGCGTGCTCGGCGTCGAGCCGTACTTCTACGTCCCGACCGCCGAGCTCGATAGCGATCCCGTCGAGGCGTACGACGTGGTTATCGGCACCCGCGAGGAGAACGCCGAGGGCGAGCCCTACGAGAGCATCCGCGGCGAGCCGCTCACCCGGATCGTCACCCGGACCCCGCGCGACGTGGGCAACATCCGCGACGACTTCGAGACCACCTTCGAGGCGGACATCCTCTTCCCCAACCGCTTTCTGATCGACAACGGACTCAACGGCGGCCTCCGCGTGGAGGAGCGCCGGCTCGACGACGGGGAGGGGACGATCCAGGTCCACGAGGGGATGTTGGAGCCCGCCGACGTCGACGCCGAGATGCGGGTGAACACCTTCGACATCGAGGTCGACGACCGGCGCGGCTTCCCCGAGGACGGCGAGGAGCCGATCGTCTGTCTCACCAGTCACGACTCCTACGACGACGAGTACGTCGTCTGGCTGTACGACGCGCCGGAGGCAGACATCCCGCCGCCCGAGGACCTTCCCGACTACGAGGGGATCGCGGCGAGCGGGGACGCGACCGACGGGAACGACGCCGAGCTCGACTTCCGCGTCGAGGTCTTCGAGGAGGAGGCCGCGATGCTCGACGCGTTCGTCGAGTACCTCGACGACACCGACCCCGACGTGCTCACCGGGTGGAACTTCGAGGACTTCGACGCCCCCTACGTCCTCGACCGGCTGGAGGTGCTCGACGACGGCAGCGAGTACGACCTCTCGATCGAGCGGCTCTCCCGCATCGGCGAGGTGTGGCGGTCGAGCTGGGGGGGTCCCGACATCAAGGGCCGTGTCGTCTTCGACCTGCTGTACGCCTACAAGCGCACGATGTTCACGGAGCTGGAGTCGTACCGGCTCGACGCCGTGGGCGAACGCGAACTCGGCGTCGGCAAGGAGCGGTACGCCGGCGACATCGGCGATCTCTGGGAGCGGGACCCCGAGCGCCTGCTCGAGTACAGCATCCGCGACGTGGAACTCTGCGTCGAGATCGACCGGGCGCAGGACGTGATCGCCTTCTGGGACGACGCCCGGAAGATCGTCGGCTGTAAGCTGGAGGACGCGACGACGCCGGGGGACGCGGTCGACATGTACGTGCTCCACATGGCGTTCGGGAACTTCGCGCTCCCCTCGAAGGGCCAACAGGAGGCCGAGGAGTTCGAGGGTGGCGCGGTGTTCGACCCGATCTCCGGGGTCCGCGAGATGGTGAGCGTGCTCGACCTGAAGAGCCTCTACCCCATGTCGATGGTGACGATCAACGCCTCGCCGGAGACGAAGGTCGATCCGGACGAGTACGACGGCGAGACGTATCGGACACCGACGGGCGTCCACTTCCGCAAGGAGCCGGACGGGATCATCCGGGAGATGGTGAACGAGCTCCTCGACGAGCGCGAGGAGAAGAAGGCGCTCCGGAACGAACACGATCCGGGGACCGAGGCGTACGAGCAGTACGACAGACAGCAGGGAGCCGTCAAGGTCCTGATGAACAGTCTATACGGCGTGTTCGGGTGGGACCGGTTCCGCCTGTACGACCGCGAGATGAGCGCGGGCGTCACCTCGACCAACCGGGAAGTGATCGACTTCACCGCCGGCGTGACCGAAGAAATTGGAAGAAAAGTTACATATGGGGATACTGACAGCGTCATGCTATCTCTCGGTGATCTCTCGAAAGAAAGCGCCATCGAGACCTCCTTCGACATCCAGGAGCACATCAACGACCGCTACGACGACTTCGCGCGCGAGGAGTTGAACGCCGACGCCCACCGCTTCGAGATCGAGTTCGAGAAGCTCTACCGGCGCTTCTTCCAGGCGGGCAAGAAGAAGCGGTACGCGGGCCACATCGTCTGGAAGGAGGGGAAGGACGTCGACGACATCGACATCACGGGCTTCGAGTACAAGCGCTCGGACATCGCAGGGATCACGAAGGAGGTCCAACAGCACGTCATCGAGACCATCGTCACCGGCGACGACATCGACGAGGACCTCGAGGCGATCACGACGTACCTCTCGGGGGTCATCGACGACTTCCTCGCGGGGAACGTCGACGTCGAGGAGGTCGGGATCCCCGGCGGGATCGGCAAGCGACTCGACGCCTACGAGACGCCGACCGCGCAGGTCCGGGGCGCACAGTACGCCAACGAGCTGTTGGGGACGAACTTCGGGAGGGGCTCGAAGCCCAAGCGGCTCTACCTGGAGAAGGTCCATCCCGACTTCTGGGAGCGCATGGAACGCGAGGAGGGGTTCGATCCCCAACGCGACGGGCTCTACGGCGAGTTCAAACGCGACCCCGACGTGATCTGCTTCGAGTACGCCGACCAGATCCCCGAGGAGTTCGAGGTCGACTGGGAGAAGATGCTCGAGAAGACGCTGAAAGGCCCCATCGAGCGGATCA
- a CDS encoding DUF7846 domain-containing protein — protein sequence MSVLPPSLHPRRLTARLRKRLVRADRVTAAAALVSVAAGVLTFAIAVTVFSHHSANHDEGVYLTQAALLLGGQLEFHAGPLADAFHPWFFVEDGGRLYPKYNPVPAATFAVSMLLFGEPRVTLAAVAAGNAALVYLLGSLSFGRRAGLAAAVLFAASPMAIATSSAFLPYAPTTLFNLLFAVAYLRSVRDDSLRAAGVAGVAIGIAFFARPYTAVLFAAPFICHALWRVGSAAARVEDPSSSTLSSLPDPIRRHGLTALFGTLFVGITLAYNVRMTGEVLTFPYQAFAPMDGPGFGERRILGHSVDYTLGLALESNRYALQEIATRWLAGGSLGTALALAGGAVAVRGWRASGDPSDLAAVAADEADGSSDSPGSPRFRRTAALLLVGVAVAVVVGNLFFWGTHNALADLSDPTDGLASLFGPFYHFDLLVPLSVFGGLGVAAGWRALSAARERLAERLAASEVGSPRLDPSRVARVAVAAVVVVAVAVAGVAAVDAASEPIDRNAAIDAKHEAAYAPIDATDFEDGLVFLPTPYGEWQNHPFQYLRNGPGLDGDVVYALHRDPVEDFAVLDAYPDRTLYRYGYRGTWTPNPDAYVTPKLEPLDRRSGPELAAETTIGVPDRVARAQVRVDPRRGGEGGPDHASYVVTGPGESLAVDWTVTPDGVRLPGAAAAGDPESSEPVPFDPEGDVVAVTVTLVDPAGATFTYRQEVTVRVTEGGESVEAVWPPERSTCRLVTECGSEGTYLPNEPDAHPEWVVFETDAETSDE from the coding sequence GTGTCAGTTCTTCCACCGTCTCTCCACCCGCGTCGGCTCACGGCCCGTCTCCGCAAGCGGCTCGTTCGCGCCGACCGGGTCACCGCGGCCGCGGCGCTCGTCTCGGTCGCGGCGGGCGTCCTGACGTTCGCGATCGCCGTCACCGTCTTCTCGCACCACTCCGCGAACCACGACGAGGGCGTCTACCTCACGCAGGCCGCGCTACTCTTGGGCGGCCAGCTGGAGTTCCACGCGGGACCGCTCGCGGACGCCTTCCACCCGTGGTTCTTCGTCGAGGACGGCGGCCGGCTCTACCCGAAGTACAACCCCGTTCCGGCGGCGACGTTCGCGGTCTCGATGCTCCTGTTCGGCGAGCCGCGCGTGACGCTCGCGGCGGTCGCCGCCGGCAACGCCGCCTTAGTGTACCTGCTCGGGTCGCTCTCGTTCGGCCGGCGGGCGGGCCTCGCCGCGGCCGTCCTCTTCGCGGCGTCGCCGATGGCGATCGCGACCTCCTCCGCCTTCCTCCCGTACGCGCCGACGACGCTCTTCAACCTCCTGTTCGCGGTCGCGTACCTCCGGAGCGTCCGCGACGACTCCCTCCGGGCCGCCGGCGTCGCGGGCGTCGCGATCGGGATCGCCTTCTTCGCGCGGCCGTACACCGCGGTGCTGTTCGCCGCGCCGTTCATCTGCCACGCGCTGTGGCGGGTCGGGAGCGCGGCCGCGCGCGTCGAGGACCCCTCGTCGTCGACCCTCTCGTCGCTTCCCGACCCGATCCGCCGGCACGGGCTCACGGCGCTCTTCGGGACCCTCTTCGTCGGGATCACGCTCGCGTACAACGTCCGGATGACGGGCGAGGTTCTGACCTTCCCGTATCAGGCGTTCGCGCCGATGGACGGCCCTGGCTTCGGCGAGCGGCGGATCCTCGGGCACTCCGTCGACTACACGCTCGGACTGGCGCTGGAGTCGAACCGGTACGCCCTCCAGGAGATCGCGACGCGATGGCTCGCAGGCGGCTCGCTCGGGACGGCGCTCGCGCTCGCCGGCGGCGCGGTCGCGGTCCGCGGCTGGCGCGCGAGCGGGGACCCGAGCGACCTCGCGGCGGTCGCCGCCGACGAGGCCGACGGCTCCTCGGACTCCCCCGGCTCGCCCCGGTTCCGACGGACAGCGGCGCTGCTCCTCGTTGGCGTGGCGGTCGCGGTCGTCGTCGGCAACCTGTTCTTCTGGGGGACGCACAACGCGCTCGCCGACCTCTCGGACCCGACCGACGGGCTCGCGTCGCTGTTCGGCCCGTTCTACCACTTCGATCTCCTCGTCCCGCTGTCGGTCTTCGGCGGGCTCGGCGTCGCCGCCGGGTGGCGGGCGCTCTCCGCGGCGCGCGAGCGACTCGCCGAGCGGCTCGCCGCGTCGGAGGTCGGGTCCCCGCGGCTCGACCCCTCGAGAGTCGCCCGCGTCGCGGTCGCGGCCGTCGTCGTCGTCGCGGTCGCGGTCGCGGGCGTCGCCGCCGTGGACGCCGCCTCGGAGCCGATCGACCGGAACGCCGCGATCGACGCGAAACACGAGGCGGCGTACGCGCCGATCGACGCGACCGACTTCGAGGACGGACTCGTCTTCCTCCCGACGCCGTACGGCGAGTGGCAGAACCACCCGTTCCAGTACCTCCGGAACGGGCCGGGGCTCGACGGCGACGTCGTCTACGCGCTCCATCGCGACCCGGTCGAGGACTTCGCGGTGCTCGACGCGTATCCCGACCGGACGCTGTACCGCTACGGCTACCGGGGCACCTGGACCCCGAACCCCGACGCGTACGTCACGCCGAAGCTGGAGCCGCTCGACCGGCGGTCCGGCCCCGAACTCGCCGCCGAGACGACCATCGGCGTCCCGGACCGCGTCGCCCGCGCACAGGTGCGCGTGGACCCGCGTCGGGGCGGAGAGGGCGGTCCGGACCACGCCTCCTACGTCGTGACGGGTCCCGGAGAGTCGCTCGCGGTCGACTGGACGGTGACGCCGGACGGCGTGCGGCTGCCCGGCGCGGCGGCCGCGGGTGACCCCGAGTCGAGCGAGCCCGTCCCGTTTGACCCCGAGGGCGACGTGGTCGCCGTGACGGTGACGCTCGTCGACCCCGCGGGCGCGACGTTCACCTACCGACAGGAGGTGACGGTTCGGGTGACGGAGGGCGGGGAGAGCGTCGAGGCCGTCTGGCCGCCCGAGCGCTCGACCTGTCGGCTCGTCACGGAGTGCGGCAGCGAGGGCACCTACCTCCCGAACGAGCCCGACGCCCATCCCGAGTGGGTCGTCTTCGAGACGGACGCCGAGACGAGCGACGAATAG
- a CDS encoding dolichyl-phosphate hexose transferase — protein MGTYNEEEAIATVLEDIDEVTDGRAEVVCVDGSSDRTPEIAREHGARVIEQEPQGYGVAVREAILTPDRPVVVTTDCDDTYPMEALPEFLAEINDGADVVSGDRLYHGAEAMPAFNRLGNHAFAAVASLLMGERVHDTTTGMRAYRREVVEEIGWTENTGLSAELLIRPLMRGYDVRERPIAYAERLGDTKLDPIGGGAAIAKSIVTVCLEEQLRRF, from the coding sequence ATGGGCACCTACAACGAGGAGGAGGCCATCGCGACGGTGTTGGAGGACATCGACGAGGTCACTGACGGGCGTGCGGAGGTCGTCTGCGTCGACGGTTCGTCGGACCGCACGCCGGAGATCGCCCGCGAGCACGGCGCGCGCGTGATCGAACAGGAGCCGCAGGGGTACGGCGTGGCGGTGCGCGAGGCGATCCTGACGCCGGATCGTCCGGTGGTCGTCACGACCGACTGCGACGACACCTACCCGATGGAGGCGCTGCCGGAGTTCCTCGCCGAGATCAACGACGGCGCGGACGTGGTGAGCGGGGACCGGCTCTACCACGGCGCGGAGGCGATGCCGGCGTTCAACCGCCTCGGCAACCACGCGTTCGCGGCGGTCGCGAGCCTGCTCATGGGCGAGCGCGTCCACGACACCACCACGGGGATGCGCGCGTACCGCCGCGAGGTCGTCGAGGAGATCGGCTGGACGGAGAACACCGGGCTCTCCGCCGAACTGCTGATCCGCCCGCTGATGCGCGGCTACGACGTGCGCGAGCGCCCGATCGCCTACGCCGAGCGGCTCGGCGACACGAAGCTCGACCCGATCGGCGGCGGCGCGGCCATCGCGAAGTCGATCGTCACCGTCTGTCTCGAGGAGCAGCTGCGGCGGTTCTGA
- a CDS encoding ABC transporter permease, with amino-acid sequence MTLRHRLRDRLTDGDDRLPLGLTLLCAAIAATLVFPLAWLVIEAAAVERERATDLVFSAATAEVLANSLLLMAGVTALSIAVGVPLAYLTTRTDLPFRRFWSIAAALPLVVPSYVGAFSFVSAFGPQGEFHEVLAPLGVARVPEISGLSGSILVITLYTYPYVYLTTRAALLSFDTTLLEAARTLNHGRLAAFRRVTLPTIRPAIAAGSLLAALYAVSDFGTPSIMRLPVFTRQIYVEYNAFGRDYAALLSLQLLVVVLLVLALEWAVRSDRNATGDDAGRTNDRVSLGRLRWPATLLPASVSGFALLVPLWILGLWLVRSEAGRRPSMAFEPVQVLNSVSVSAAAAVVAALAAIPVAYFAANHESPLATVFERATYVGFAVPGIVLALALVYFGSGYVPWLYQTLPLLVFAYVVRFLPQAVGSTRTSILQVDRRLVEAGRTLGESPTGAFRRVTFPLTRSGIVAGAALVFLTTMKELPVTLVLRPSGFDTIVTQIWRAQATALYQYAVVPTLILLVISGLSMVVILAQEGEEGI; translated from the coding sequence ATGACCCTGCGACACCGGCTCCGCGACCGCCTGACCGACGGCGACGACCGACTCCCGCTCGGACTGACGCTTCTGTGTGCGGCGATCGCCGCGACGCTCGTGTTCCCGCTGGCGTGGCTCGTCATCGAGGCGGCCGCGGTCGAGCGGGAGCGCGCGACCGACCTCGTGTTCAGCGCGGCCACCGCCGAGGTGCTCGCCAACAGCCTGCTGTTGATGGCCGGCGTCACCGCCCTCTCGATCGCGGTCGGCGTCCCGCTCGCGTACCTCACCACGCGGACCGACCTCCCGTTCCGTCGGTTCTGGTCGATCGCCGCCGCGCTCCCCCTCGTCGTGCCGAGCTACGTCGGTGCCTTCTCGTTCGTCTCCGCGTTCGGACCCCAAGGCGAGTTCCACGAGGTGCTCGCGCCGCTCGGCGTCGCGCGCGTGCCCGAGATCAGCGGGCTCTCCGGCTCGATCCTCGTCATCACGCTGTACACGTACCCGTACGTCTACCTGACGACCCGGGCCGCGCTGCTGTCGTTCGACACGACGCTTCTGGAGGCAGCGCGCACGCTGAACCACGGCCGGCTCGCGGCGTTCCGCCGGGTGACGCTCCCGACGATCCGGCCGGCGATCGCGGCCGGATCGCTGCTCGCGGCGCTGTACGCCGTCTCCGACTTCGGCACGCCGTCCATCATGCGCCTGCCGGTGTTCACCCGCCAGATCTACGTCGAGTACAACGCGTTCGGCCGCGACTACGCCGCGCTGCTCTCCTTGCAGCTGCTCGTCGTCGTGCTCCTCGTGCTCGCGCTGGAGTGGGCCGTCCGCTCGGACCGGAACGCGACCGGCGACGACGCGGGACGGACGAACGACCGAGTGTCGCTCGGTCGGTTGCGCTGGCCGGCGACGCTGCTTCCGGCCAGCGTCTCCGGGTTCGCGCTGCTCGTGCCGCTGTGGATCCTCGGGCTGTGGCTGGTCCGGTCGGAGGCCGGTCGCCGCCCGTCGATGGCCTTCGAGCCGGTACAGGTGCTCAACTCGGTGTCGGTGTCCGCAGCGGCGGCCGTCGTCGCCGCATTGGCGGCCATCCCCGTCGCGTACTTCGCCGCGAACCACGAGTCGCCGCTCGCGACCGTCTTCGAGCGGGCGACGTACGTCGGGTTCGCGGTTCCGGGGATCGTGTTGGCGCTCGCGTTGGTCTACTTCGGCTCCGGCTACGTGCCGTGGCTCTACCAGACGCTTCCCCTCCTCGTGTTCGCGTACGTCGTCCGCTTCCTCCCGCAAGCCGTGGGGTCGACCCGGACGTCGATCCTCCAGGTCGACCGGCGGCTCGTGGAGGCGGGCCGAACGCTCGGGGAGTCGCCGACCGGCGCGTTCAGGCGCGTGACGTTCCCGCTCACGCGCTCCGGCATCGTCGCCGGCGCGGCCCTCGTGTTCCTCACGACGATGAAGGAACTCCCCGTGACGCTCGTGCTCCGCCCCTCCGGGTTCGACACGATCGTCACGCAGATCTGGCGCGCGCAGGCGACCGCGCTCTACCAGTACGCGGTCGTCCCGACGCTCATCCTCCTCGTCATCTCCGGGCTCTCGATGGTGGTCATCCTCGCACAGGAGGGCGAGGAGGGGATCTGA
- a CDS encoding DUF7322 domain-containing protein produces the protein MFPFDEDDEGEVSFGESSDAEREMTPEVPKAPSVKSFDDDGDFSAAGDVDGDTLRAFVVAVIYANLAVLLVSLGPLVWFFEGWSRIGIALLVAGLLAGVRTYQTYRSWDRSRGDDEAGDADAATDSETAAGDAAADVGEDGDVDADGDVDDDGDVDDRPAPEP, from the coding sequence GTGTTCCCCTTCGACGAGGACGACGAGGGCGAGGTCTCCTTCGGCGAGAGCTCCGACGCCGAGCGCGAGATGACGCCGGAGGTCCCGAAGGCCCCCTCGGTGAAGTCGTTCGACGACGACGGGGACTTCTCGGCCGCCGGCGACGTGGACGGCGACACCCTCCGCGCGTTCGTCGTCGCCGTGATCTACGCGAACCTCGCGGTCCTCCTGGTGAGTCTCGGCCCGCTCGTCTGGTTCTTCGAGGGGTGGAGCCGGATCGGGATCGCCCTGCTCGTCGCGGGGCTTCTCGCCGGGGTCCGGACGTACCAGACGTACCGGTCGTGGGACCGGTCGCGAGGGGACGACGAGGCCGGGGACGCGGACGCCGCCACGGACTCCGAAACCGCCGCGGGCGATGCCGCCGCCGACGTGGGCGAGGACGGAGACGTTGACGCCGACGGAGACGTTGACGACGACGGAGACGTTGACGACCGCCCCGCCCCGGAACCGTAA